TCGGGAAAATTTCGAGATAGCGCAGGATTTTTTCAGCGATCTCCGCGAATACAGGGGCAGCAATGTAGCCGCCGGTGTGCGATTTCTCCGGATTCGGCTCTGCTATCTGTATGTAGGACAAGATCCTCGGATTGTCGCTGGGAGCAATTCCGATGAAAATCGAAAGATATTTGTTTTCCGTATATCCGCCGACTCCCGCAATCTGCGGGGTTCCGGTCTTACCTGCGATCTTGTAGCCCTGGATACTAGCGCGTTTGCCGGAACCCTTGGCTATGACCGATTCCAGCATCTGCATGATTTCTCCGGCGATTTCAGGTTCGAGCACCTTATGTTCTATCTGAGGTTTAAACTCCTGAATAGTCTCACCCCTGGAATTCAGGATTTTTTCCAGCAGCATTGGTTCCATCAGGATCCCCTGGTTGGCGAAGACGCAGAAAGCTCTTGTCAGAGACAGTCCGGTCACAGCAATGGCGTTGCCGAAAGAAATCGATGCCAGATCACGTTTGTACCATTTTTCCCAGGGGATCACTAAAGATGACATCTCCCCGGGCAGTTTGAGAAACGAAGGGTCTAAGAATCCGAAAGCCTCGATGAATTTGTAAAGATTCTTCTCTCCCAGCTGGAGTGCCACCTGGCTGATGCCGGGGTTGCAGGAAAAGGCAATGATGTCGCTTGGGATAAGGTCACCATGGGCTGAAAGGCAGCGGATCGGTTTGCCGGGATCTCCGGGTACCATGAAACTCCCGTCACAGTGGAATGTTTCGTCAAGCTGGATACAGTTTTCCGTCAAAGCGCCGGACATGGCGACCGGTTTGAAAGTGGATCCTGGTTCGAAAAGATCGGTGACGATATGGTTTTTATAGGCGTTGGGGGAATAATCGTGGTAATTGTTGGGGTCGAAGTAGGGAAAATTGGCCATGGCCAGAATCCGGCCGGTTTTCGGTTCCATCACCAGGATCTGGCCGCTGACCGCTTCGTGCGTGGTGCAGGCTGACTCCAGTGCGGTTTCGCAGATGTTCTGGATCACGCTGTCGATGGTGAGCACAATCGAAGGGCTTTGATCCTCATCAAGTTTCGCCTCCTGGTCTGGGGAGGAATAGATGAATTTGCCTGCGATGATATCGTTGTAGCGATATTCCAGACCTTCCAGTCCTTTGTTGTCGAGGATGTCCATGTCGTCCATGCCGACAAAGCCAAGCAGCTGACCCGCCAGGTATTTTTCCGGGTAACGGCGGGCATATTCACGTTTGGAAAAAACACCCTCGAATTTCGTTTTGGCAAGAGCCTCATGCTGCTCGTCAGTCATCTGGCGTTTCAGCCAGTAAAATCTGGACCGTTTGAGTGAATCCAGTTTGGCCTGAAGCTTGGCCGGATCTGTTCCGATGGCAGGGGCATAGAGTTCAAGGAATTTTTTGCGATCAGCCGGTTTCCATGTGGAAAAATCCTTGGGGTCAATGAACACGGAATAAACTGGTTCGCTGGTAGCCAGTTTGTTCAATTTCACGTCGAAAATATCCCCGCGGCGTTTACTGATTTTAAGGCTGCGGCTGTATTCGTTCTTCCCGAATTCCAGCCATTTGTCGTGCTGGATTATCTGCAGCTGATAGAGCCTGAAGTAGATGATGATGAACGAGAGATTCATTGCGATCAGAAAGATTAACAGCCTCGGCAATGAAATGAATGGAGAAACCCTTTTTTTCATTTCGGGGGTCTGACGATGAACTGGATTTTTTCAGGGTATACCATCTGCAGGCGTTCTTTGGCGATTTTTTCGATGTTGCTTACGGATGATTCCTTGTTGTACTTAATTTCCAGCTGGGAAAGACGTTTCTGCAGCTCCAGGTTTTCCTTCTGACAGTTTTTATACTGGAAATTCTTTTCCACTGCGATCGTTCCTTCCCATATATAGAGCAGCAGGAGAAAAGAGAACAGAATCAGTCCTGTAATATAGACTGAAATTGATTTTCGAGAAAACACCGAATCTTTTCTCATGTTTCTGTCTTACTTCCCAGATATTCCGCCACTCTCAGGCGGGCGCTCCGGGACCTGGGGTTTAGGCTGATTTCGTTCTCATCCGGAAAAATGCATTTTCTGGTGATGAGAGACATTAACTTTATACCACCGCAGCGGCATTCTGGCAACTCTTTGGGGCAGGTGCAGCTTCTACTTTTATCGCGGAAAAAATTTTTCACGATTCTGTCTTCAAGGGAGTGATAGCTGATGATTGCGATCCTGCCGCCGGAATTGAGGAGACGCTGTGATTTGGAGAGCAGCGTTTCCAGATTTTCCAGTTCATGGTTGACTGTGATTCTGAGCGCTTGGAAGATCTTGGTGGCAGTATCGATCCTGCCTTTCTGAAAATGATAGACCCTGTGAACCAGTTCTGCGAGCTGAACTGTGGAGACGATTCTGCTTCGCCGTCGTTCTTCTTCAATGGCTGTAGCGATTTTCCAGGCTTTTGGTTCTTCCCCGTATTCTCTGAAAATCCGTGCCAGATCTTCCGTGGACCAGGTGTTTACGATTTCCTCGGCTGTCTGCAGATCCGGATCCATCCTCATGTCGAGTGGGCCATCCAGCCGAAAACTGAAGCCTTTTCCCGGCTGGTCGAGCTGGGCTGAGGAAACACCAAGGTCGGCGAAGATACCATCCACTTTAGTGATTCCACGTTCGATGAGATGAAAGTCGATTTTCTGGTATGTGCCAAGCACAGCCTCGAATCTCTGATCATTTACTTTCAATCTCGCTTCGGAGCAAGTCTCGGGATCAGATTCAATTCCAATCAGTCTGCCGGATTGGCCGAGCCTGGATAAGATCGCGGAACTGTGCCCGCCGAATCCCAGCGTACAATCCACATAGATTCCCTCCTGTTTTACGACCAGATGAGAAATCACTTCGTTGACCAGTACGCTTTGATGTCTGGAAATATCCAATTTCATTATATTCTGAGATTTTCAGTCGAAATCGATTTTTTCTGCGTTCTTTTC
This genomic stretch from Candidatus Wallbacteria bacterium harbors:
- a CDS encoding penicillin-binding transpeptidase domain-containing protein, with the protein product MKKRVSPFISLPRLLIFLIAMNLSFIIIYFRLYQLQIIQHDKWLEFGKNEYSRSLKISKRRGDIFDVKLNKLATSEPVYSVFIDPKDFSTWKPADRKKFLELYAPAIGTDPAKLQAKLDSLKRSRFYWLKRQMTDEQHEALAKTKFEGVFSKREYARRYPEKYLAGQLLGFVGMDDMDILDNKGLEGLEYRYNDIIAGKFIYSSPDQEAKLDEDQSPSIVLTIDSVIQNICETALESACTTHEAVSGQILVMEPKTGRILAMANFPYFDPNNYHDYSPNAYKNHIVTDLFEPGSTFKPVAMSGALTENCIQLDETFHCDGSFMVPGDPGKPIRCLSAHGDLIPSDIIAFSCNPGISQVALQLGEKNLYKFIEAFGFLDPSFLKLPGEMSSLVIPWEKWYKRDLASISFGNAIAVTGLSLTRAFCVFANQGILMEPMLLEKILNSRGETIQEFKPQIEHKVLEPEIAGEIMQMLESVIAKGSGKRASIQGYKIAGKTGTPQIAGVGGYTENKYLSIFIGIAPSDNPRILSYIQIAEPNPEKSHTGGYIAAPVFAEIAEKILRYLEIFPILPKTIERPAAEVATVPLLTPNFVGLSLKEVEMERKSSTLKFKLMGDGDLVIFQLPRAGSPVSENVDVNLYLGERSLYEKLYSKGHNTMPNFIGKTLKEVVNLLKDWENPIQIKGHGMVEFQIPPGGTKITPTSEIEIRLSSASERNDYETQGSSGEVSTTEVY
- a CDS encoding FtsL-like putative cell division protein — protein: MRKDSVFSRKSISVYITGLILFSFLLLLYIWEGTIAVEKNFQYKNCQKENLELQKRLSQLEIKYNKESSVSNIEKIAKERLQMVYPEKIQFIVRPPK
- the rsmH gene encoding 16S rRNA (cytosine(1402)-N(4))-methyltransferase RsmH yields the protein MKLDISRHQSVLVNEVISHLVVKQEGIYVDCTLGFGGHSSAILSRLGQSGRLIGIESDPETCSEARLKVNDQRFEAVLGTYQKIDFHLIERGITKVDGIFADLGVSSAQLDQPGKGFSFRLDGPLDMRMDPDLQTAEEIVNTWSTEDLARIFREYGEEPKAWKIATAIEEERRRSRIVSTVQLAELVHRVYHFQKGRIDTATKIFQALRITVNHELENLETLLSKSQRLLNSGGRIAIISYHSLEDRIVKNFFRDKSRSCTCPKELPECRCGGIKLMSLITRKCIFPDENEISLNPRSRSARLRVAEYLGSKTET